In Paraburkholderia youngii, the genomic stretch CTCGCGCTGATCCTCGAAGAAATCGCGGCTGGCGACGGCGGCACGTCGACCGCGATCTCGGTGAACAACTGCCCCGTGTGCAGCATCCTGCTCACCTATGGCAACGACGCGCAGAAGCGCGACTGGCTCACGCCGCTCGCGCGCGGCGAGATGCTCGGCGCGTTCTGCCTGACCGAGCCGCAAGCGGGCTCGGATGCGTCGGCGCTGCGCACTACCGCGACGCGCGATGGCGACGCGTACGTGCTGAACGGCGTCAAGCAGTTCATTACGAGCGGCAAGAACGGCGACGTCGCGATCGTAATGGCCGTCACCGACAAGACCGCCGGCAAACGCGGCATCAGCGCGTTCATTGTGCCCACCAGCACGCCGGGCTACGTAGTCGCGCGTGTCGAAGACAAGCTCGGCCAGCATTCGTCAGACACCGCGCAGATCGTGTTCGAGGACTGCCGTGTGCCGGCGGCGAACCTGATTGGCGCGGAAGGCGAAGGCTACCGGATCGCATTGTCAGGGCTCGAAGGCGGGCGCATCGGCATCGCTGCGCAAAGCGTCGGCATGGCGCGCGCCGCGTTCGAAGCGGCGCTGACTTACGCAAAAGAACGCGAGAGCTTCGGCGCGCCGCTGTTCTCGCACCAGGCGGTGCAGTTCCGTCTGGCCGACATGGCCACGCAACTCGAAGCCGCGCGTCAATTGATCTGGCACGCTGCGTCGCTGAAGGACGCGGGCCGACCGTGCCTGACCGAAGCCGCGATGGCAAAACTGTTCGCTTCCGAAGCGGCCGAGCGCATCTGCTCGGCCGCGTTGCAGATTCACGGCGGCTACGGTTATCTGAGCGACTTCCCGGTCGAGCGGATTTACCGTGACGTGCGCGTGTGCCAGATTTACGAAGGCACGAGCGATATCCAGAAGATCCTGATCGCTCGCGCGCTCAACTGAAATTTCAATGAATAAGCCATTGTTGTCACTGCAAAGACCTGTCGACTGTCCATGCGGCGGCGCCGCGCCCGCCGCACGCGGAGGCACCCCGACCAAGGCCCCGCGTTTCGCACAATGCTGCGGCCGCTATATCGACGGCGGCGAAGCGGCGCCGCACGCGCTCGAACTGATGCGCTCGCGCTATAGCGCGTACGTGCTCGGTGCAACCGACTACCTGCGCGCGACGTGGGACCCCAGCACCCGCCCCGCCGATCTCGACGTCGATCCCACCGCACCCGACGCGCCTCGTTGGCTCGGACTGCAGATCAAAGCGTTCGCCGAAAGCGATGCCGATCACGCGACCGTCGAATTCATCGCCCGCTACAAAGTGGGGGGACGTGCGCATCGGCTGCATGAATTGAGCCGCTTCCTGCGTGGCGATGATGGTCGCTGGCGTTATGTAGACGGAGACGTCAATGAGTAACAGGGCTGATTAAGTGATCGCTGCATAACGCGTCGAGGCTTTCTCATGCCTGCCTCTCGCTCTCGACAAAATTCATAAAAGCCCTCGGATCGGGCTTTTTTTCGTTCCACGCGCGCAGGCTCCTTCGTTGGCCTCACGCCACAGCACGTACACGACCTTTATTCGCCGCTTCCCGCCACATGTCCCCGGCCCATGCCTGGCAAGGCTTTGAGGCCTTATTCGCAGACGCAGCAATTTTTTCGTCGCGGGTTCTCCTTGATTGCACAAAACAAAATTGTCGTGCCAGGATGAGTCCGTAGTTTCATGACGTCACATTGCGAGAGCGGGTCACACCAGTTCCGCAACATGCAAAGGAAGCCTGACCGGCCGCTGATCGAAAGCGCGCCGCGCGGGCTCCGGAGCACCGAGTGACGCTCATCCTCGGCGCGTGGGGTCGCGTCGGCCGTTGGGTTCATCCCGTGCGATCTCGATTTGCGTGCGTGCGCTTTGCGCACTACGCACGCGAGTGAGTCTGTTTGTGTCGAAAACGCGAACGAAAGCTGAACGTCAGCAGCGTTTTTGGCCACCGGACAGCACGGAGTTCAGGACAGGTCTTTCAAGCAGGTGCGTCAATGGTGTTGAGCAAGGTTCTGACGAAGTGTGCGGCGATCTGCGCCGCGGCCACGTGTGCGGTCACGATCGCGCACGCCGATCCGCTCGCTTACTCTTCACCTTCGGCACACAACGCGACACCGACCAGCGACACCCAGGGACCGCTGTCGCGCGCCCGTGTGCCGCGCCTCGCGCTCGACGACGACGTCTACCTGCCCACCGCTCACCTGAACGAGAAGATCATCCGCGTGCCGGTCGACGCCGCCGGCACTGTCACGCTCGAAACCACGATCTACAAGCCGGACGGCCGCGGCCCGTTCCCGATGATCGTGTTCAACCACGGCAAGATTCCGGGCGATCCGCGCACACAGGAACGCAGCGACCCGCTGCCGTTTGCGCGCGAATTCGTGCGCCGCGGCTACGTGGTCGTCGCGCCGAACCGCCAGGGCTTCGGCCACTCTGACGGCGTGTACGAGCAGGACGGCTGCGACGTCCAACGCAATGGCCTCGGCCAGGCCGGCGACGTCGCCGCGACGATCGATTACATGTCGAAGCAGCCTTATGTCGACGCGACGCACATCGTGGTGGCCGGCACCTCGCATGGCGGTCTCGCGACGATTGCGTACGGCACCGAAGCGGCGCCCGGCGTGCGCGCGCTGATCAATTTCTCGGGCGGCCTGCGCCAGGACTCCTGCGAGGACTGGCAAGGCAATCTGACGCGCGCATTCGGCGCGTACGGCGAGAAGACCACGGTGCCGTCGCTGTGGCTCTATGGCGATAACGATTCGGTGTGGAACGCGCCGCTCGTCGCCGGCATGTACGCCGCGTATGGCGCGCATGGCGCGAGCGTGAAGATGGTCGACTTCGGCAAGTACAAGAACGACGCGCATCGGCTGGTCGGTGACCGCGACGGCGTGCGCGTATGGTGGCCGGCCGTCGAAGCGTTCCTCGCGCGCGCCGGCATGCCGACGGCCGTGCAGTATCACGTCGCCGATCCGGCCGCGCCGCAGGCAACCGGCTTCGCTGCGCTCGACGCCGTCGACGCGGTGCCGTACCTCGACAACGAGGGCCGCAATGGCTATCGCAACTTCCTGCATCAGTATCCGAGCCGCGCATTCGCGGTGTCGGATTCGGGCGCGTGGTCGTGGGCCGAGGGCGGCGACGATCCGATGTCGGTGGCGGTGGCGAATTGCCAGAAGCAGAGCTCCGATCCGTGCCGGCTGTATGCAGTCGATAACTCGGTCGTGTGGGGCAATCAGAGCTCGCAGACGGCGGATGCGGGTGATGCCGATGCGAATGGCCGGAAAGCGATTGCGAGCCGGGAGTGAAGTACGCATCGCATCTGGATTCGAGTTCGGTTCCGACGTGTCGAAGGCCTGCTGATTCAGCAGGCCTTTTTGCATTCGGGCCGCCGTTGCACGATGACCGCAACGAGCGTTCGTGCCGCGCGCCCTGCGAAAACCACCTCTTCACCACAAATTCTCGCCAGTAACAGCCCATTACTTTGACGTCGCTATCTCCGTCGATTAGCGAGCTTCAATCCCGAAGTCGAACGAGCTGCATCGAACAGCGGCAAACCTCGACGCCAGCGCGAAAAACACGCGTTTCGCGGCTGATGCGCGCGACGAAATAAACCGCTAATCTCGACCCCGCGCACTCGCCAAGGCTCGTTCCTCGCGAGCGGAATAGGTCTGCGGAAAACGCGGAAACGCCTTTCAAAAAGGCGTGAGACCGACCTCACGCGTGCGTGGCATAAAAGCACCTCGGAGTACCTCTTTGGAAAATTCAGCAGCCCCCCGGGTCGCCCCTGAAGATTGGGTCGCCCGCAGCCTTCGCGCGGTATGGCATCCGTGCACGCAGATGAAGCATCACGAACGTCTGCCGCTGATCCCCGTCGCGCGCGGTCAAGGCGCATGGCTATACGATCGCGCGGGTCATCGCTATCTCGACGCGATCAGTTCGTGGTGGGTCAATCTGTTCGGTCACGCGAACCCGCGCATCAACGCGGCGCTGAAAGAGCAGCTCGATACGCTCGAACACGCGATGCTCGCCGGCTGCACGCATGAACCCGCCGTCGAACTCGCCGAACGTCTGCACGCGTTGACCGGCAACACGCTCGGCCACGCGTTCTTCGCGTCGGATGGCGCGTCGGCGGTCGAGATCGCGCTGAAGATGAGCTTTCATAGCTGGCGCAACCGGGGCTACGCGGACAAGCAGGAATTCGTCTGCCTTGCCAACAGCTACCACGGCGAGACGATCGGCGCGCTCGGCGTGACCGACGTCGCGCTGTTCAAGGACGCGTACGATCCGCTGATTCGTCACGCGCACGTCGTCGCGTCGCCCGATGCACGGCTCGCGCAAGCGGGCGAAACCGCCGCCGACGTCGCGCGCCGCGCGCTCGACAACGTGCGCGCGCTGTTCGAGGCGCGCGCGAACCGCATCGCCGCGCTGATCGTCGAGCCGCTCGTGCAGTGCGCGGCCGGCATGGCGATGCACGACGCGTCGTACGTCGCCGGATTGCGCGCGCTGTGCGACCAGTACGGCGTGCATCTGATCGCCGACGAAATCGCGGTCGGCTGCGGCCGCACCGGCACGTTCTTCGCATGCGAGCAGGCAGGCGTGTGGCCCGACTTCCTGTGTCTGTCGAAAGGCATCAGCGGCGGCTATCTGCCGCTGTCGATCGTGCTGTCGCGCGACGAGATCTTCGCAGCCTTCTATCACGACGACACCGCACGCGGCTTCCTGCATTCGCACTCGTACACCGGCAATCCGCTCGCGTGCCGCGCCGCGCTCGCAACGCTCGATCTGTTCGCGAGCGACGACGTGCTCGCCACCAACGCCCGCAAATCGGCGACGCTCGAGGCCGCGCTCGCACCGCTCGCCGAGCACGCGCAGGTGCGCAATCTGCGTCAGCGCGGCACGATCTTCGCGTTCGATGCGGTGCTCGACGATTCGCAGCGAGCCAAAACATTCTCGCGCCGCTTCTTCGAAAACGCGCTCCAACGCGAGCTACTGTTGCGCCCGATCGGCACCACCGTATACCTGATGCCACCGTACATTCTCGGCGACGAAGAACTCGCGCTGCTCGCCGCGCGCACACGCGACACCTTCGACGCCACGCTCGCGGAGGCCCGCTGATGCATCTGCTCGACACACTCGCCGAAGGCCTGAAGGAAATCGACGCGCGCGGCCTGCGCCGCCGCCGCCGCACCTCGGACACACCCTGCGCCGCGCACATGACGGTCGACGGCCGTGAAATGATCGGCTTCGCGAGCAACGACTACCTGGGCCTCGCCGCGCATCCGCAGTTGATCGAGGCGATCGCCGAAGGCGCGCGGCTGTATGGCGCGGGCAGCGGCGGCTCGCATCTGCTCGGCGGTCATTCGCGCGCGCATGCGCGGTTGGAGGACGATCTCGCGGCATTCGCGGGCAGCTTCGTCGACGATGCCCGCGCGTTGTATTTCAGCACCGGCTATATGGCGAATCTCGCGACACTGACCGCGCTCGCGGGCCGCGGCACGACGCTGTTCTCCGATGCGCTCAATCACGCATCGCTGATCGACGGTGCGCGGCTGTCGCGCGCCGATGTGCAGATCTATCCGCACTGCGACATGGATGCGTTGAGCGCGATGCTCGAAGCGTCTGAGGCGGACGTCAAGGTGATCGTCTCCGACACGGTGTTCAGCATGGACGGCGACATCGCGCCGCTGCCGCGTTTGCTCGAACTAGCGGAGCGGCACGGCGCGTGGCTGATTGTCGACGACGCACACGGCTTCGGCGTGCTCGGCCCGCAGGGCCGCGGCGCGATCGCGCAAGCCGCGCTGCGCTCGCCGCATCTGATCTCGATCGGCACGCTCGGCAAGGCGGCGGGCGTTTCCGGCGCCTTCGTGGTCGCGCACGCGACCGTGATCGAATGGCTCGTGCAGCGCGCGCGTCCGTATATCTTCACGACCGCGTCGGTGCCGGCGGCCGCGCATGCGGTGTCGGCGAGCCTGCGCATCATCGGCGGCGATGAAGGCGATGCGCGCCGCGCGCATCTGCAGCAACTGATCGAGCGCACACGCGCGATGCTGAAGGCGACGCCGTGGCTGCCCGTCGATTCGCATACGGCCGTTCAACCGCTGATCATCGGCGCGAACGATGCGACGCTCGAGATCGCCGCATCGCTCGATCGCGCAGGGCTGTGGGTGCCCGCGATCCGTCCGCCGACCGTGCCGACCGGCACGTCGCGCCTGCGCATCTCGCTGTCGGCCGCGCACTCGCATGCGGATCTCGACCGGCTCGAAGCCGCGCTGCAACAAGTCGGAGCGCGCGCCGCATGAGCAACCCGAATAACGATGGCGGCGCACTGTCGCTGTTCGTCACCGGCACCGACACGGAGATCGGCAAGACCTTCGTGTCGTCGGCGCTATTGCGCGGCTTCGTGCGCGAAGGTCTGCAAGCGGCCGCGATGAAGCCGATCGCGGCGGGCGCGTTCGAAGTGAACGGTGTGCTGCACAACGAAGACGCGGACCAACTCGATGCCGCGTCGAGCGTGCTGCTGCCGCCCGCGATGCGCACGCCATATCTGCTGAAGGAACCGGCTGCGCCGCACATCGCTGCGGCGCTGGAAAACGTCTCGTTCGATGTCGATCACATCGTCGCGTGCCATCGCGAGGCGCTGAAGCTCGCCGAGGTCGTCGTGGTCGAAGGTGTCGGCGGCTTTCGCGTGCCGTTGACCGCGACGCAGGACACCGCCGATCTCGCCGTCGCGCTGAAGCTGCCGGTGGTGCTGGTGGTCGGCATGCGGCTCGGCTGCATCAGCCATGCGCTGCTGAGCGCCGAAGCAATCGCCGCGCGCGGTCTCACGCTCGCGGGCTGGGTCGCGAATCGCATCGACCCGGATATGAGCTTCGCCGACGAAAACATCGCGTCGATTCGCACGCATCTCGCGCAAGCATACGACGCGCCGCTGCTCGGTATCGTGCCGCATATCAGCCCGCTGTCCCCAGAACTTGCGGCCGAACAGCTCGATATTCGACGGCTTCTGCAAACGCTGCGCCAATTGCGCGCGACATAGCGCTGCCCAGCAGCGCCGAACCCCATTTCATCCGTACACGAGGATCGATCACATGACACAACTGAATATCGCAACGGGCAGCGCCGACACGAGCGCCGCCAACGGCAATTCGACGGGCGCCGCCACTGAAGCGAAGCCGCTCGCGCGCTGGCGCGTCGCGGATATCGTCGCGTTGTACGAATTGCCGTTCAACGACCTGCTGTTTCGCGCGCAGCAAACGCATCGCGAGCATTTCGACGCGAATGCGGTGCAACTGTCGACGC encodes the following:
- a CDS encoding acyl-CoA dehydrogenase family protein — translated: MVLDQDHLMVRDALRTFVREAITPYAAQWDRERTFPRDVHRQLAELGAYGVLVPDAYGGAGMDALALALILEEIAAGDGGTSTAISVNNCPVCSILLTYGNDAQKRDWLTPLARGEMLGAFCLTEPQAGSDASALRTTATRDGDAYVLNGVKQFITSGKNGDVAIVMAVTDKTAGKRGISAFIVPTSTPGYVVARVEDKLGQHSSDTAQIVFEDCRVPAANLIGAEGEGYRIALSGLEGGRIGIAAQSVGMARAAFEAALTYAKERESFGAPLFSHQAVQFRLADMATQLEAARQLIWHAASLKDAGRPCLTEAAMAKLFASEAAERICSAALQIHGGYGYLSDFPVERIYRDVRVCQIYEGTSDIQKILIARALN
- a CDS encoding YchJ family protein codes for the protein MNKPLLSLQRPVDCPCGGAAPAARGGTPTKAPRFAQCCGRYIDGGEAAPHALELMRSRYSAYVLGATDYLRATWDPSTRPADLDVDPTAPDAPRWLGLQIKAFAESDADHATVEFIARYKVGGRAHRLHELSRFLRGDDGRWRYVDGDVNE
- a CDS encoding dienelactone hydrolase family protein, whose product is MVLSKVLTKCAAICAAATCAVTIAHADPLAYSSPSAHNATPTSDTQGPLSRARVPRLALDDDVYLPTAHLNEKIIRVPVDAAGTVTLETTIYKPDGRGPFPMIVFNHGKIPGDPRTQERSDPLPFAREFVRRGYVVVAPNRQGFGHSDGVYEQDGCDVQRNGLGQAGDVAATIDYMSKQPYVDATHIVVAGTSHGGLATIAYGTEAAPGVRALINFSGGLRQDSCEDWQGNLTRAFGAYGEKTTVPSLWLYGDNDSVWNAPLVAGMYAAYGAHGASVKMVDFGKYKNDAHRLVGDRDGVRVWWPAVEAFLARAGMPTAVQYHVADPAAPQATGFAALDAVDAVPYLDNEGRNGYRNFLHQYPSRAFAVSDSGAWSWAEGGDDPMSVAVANCQKQSSDPCRLYAVDNSVVWGNQSSQTADAGDADANGRKAIASRE
- the bioA gene encoding adenosylmethionine--8-amino-7-oxononanoate transaminase; its protein translation is MENSAAPRVAPEDWVARSLRAVWHPCTQMKHHERLPLIPVARGQGAWLYDRAGHRYLDAISSWWVNLFGHANPRINAALKEQLDTLEHAMLAGCTHEPAVELAERLHALTGNTLGHAFFASDGASAVEIALKMSFHSWRNRGYADKQEFVCLANSYHGETIGALGVTDVALFKDAYDPLIRHAHVVASPDARLAQAGETAADVARRALDNVRALFEARANRIAALIVEPLVQCAAGMAMHDASYVAGLRALCDQYGVHLIADEIAVGCGRTGTFFACEQAGVWPDFLCLSKGISGGYLPLSIVLSRDEIFAAFYHDDTARGFLHSHSYTGNPLACRAALATLDLFASDDVLATNARKSATLEAALAPLAEHAQVRNLRQRGTIFAFDAVLDDSQRAKTFSRRFFENALQRELLLRPIGTTVYLMPPYILGDEELALLAARTRDTFDATLAEAR
- the bioF gene encoding 8-amino-7-oxononanoate synthase — protein: MHLLDTLAEGLKEIDARGLRRRRRTSDTPCAAHMTVDGREMIGFASNDYLGLAAHPQLIEAIAEGARLYGAGSGGSHLLGGHSRAHARLEDDLAAFAGSFVDDARALYFSTGYMANLATLTALAGRGTTLFSDALNHASLIDGARLSRADVQIYPHCDMDALSAMLEASEADVKVIVSDTVFSMDGDIAPLPRLLELAERHGAWLIVDDAHGFGVLGPQGRGAIAQAALRSPHLISIGTLGKAAGVSGAFVVAHATVIEWLVQRARPYIFTTASVPAAAHAVSASLRIIGGDEGDARRAHLQQLIERTRAMLKATPWLPVDSHTAVQPLIIGANDATLEIAASLDRAGLWVPAIRPPTVPTGTSRLRISLSAAHSHADLDRLEAALQQVGARAA
- the bioD gene encoding dethiobiotin synthase, with translation MSNPNNDGGALSLFVTGTDTEIGKTFVSSALLRGFVREGLQAAAMKPIAAGAFEVNGVLHNEDADQLDAASSVLLPPAMRTPYLLKEPAAPHIAAALENVSFDVDHIVACHREALKLAEVVVVEGVGGFRVPLTATQDTADLAVALKLPVVLVVGMRLGCISHALLSAEAIAARGLTLAGWVANRIDPDMSFADENIASIRTHLAQAYDAPLLGIVPHISPLSPELAAEQLDIRRLLQTLRQLRAT